From Planococcus halocryophilus, the proteins below share one genomic window:
- a CDS encoding DUF4003 family protein has product MDSKHIEQTFSEVSKTTGWAVDKRISLAVTNIYLGRGQKFDARLHTEAVNVIKKNEGWTSPLRSHLLHVAAAFMVLKEESIESSLKLVNQNQQALNDAGFWKTSYTYLAALLMKNLEEAERARALYEEMKKHHKFLTSNEDIPYAALLGGREGALEERAATMNMYYKDLREHGFSMGNDLQWLSQIMTFESPVYSPGMVGKVLAIQKFFKDEKIKIKYAQYPTLGFLAVTGVGGNGLNEIVSNTRELESNKIFRWYKDMAFSTAVQQTMADNIKGQDIVDMAFSTSLEALMQAQQAAMMVSINAAIISTTNNSST; this is encoded by the coding sequence ATGGATAGTAAGCACATTGAACAAACTTTCTCGGAAGTGTCAAAAACTACTGGCTGGGCAGTGGACAAGCGAATATCATTAGCTGTCACCAATATATACTTAGGGCGTGGACAAAAATTTGACGCAAGATTGCATACGGAAGCCGTCAACGTTATTAAAAAAAATGAAGGATGGACATCTCCATTGCGATCCCATTTACTCCATGTTGCAGCTGCTTTTATGGTGTTAAAAGAAGAAAGTATAGAAAGCTCCTTGAAATTGGTTAATCAAAATCAACAAGCACTCAACGATGCAGGATTTTGGAAAACATCTTATACGTATTTAGCTGCGCTATTGATGAAAAATCTTGAGGAAGCAGAACGTGCAAGAGCTTTATACGAAGAAATGAAGAAACATCATAAATTTCTAACATCGAATGAAGATATTCCTTACGCAGCTTTATTGGGAGGCAGAGAAGGAGCGCTTGAAGAACGAGCGGCGACTATGAATATGTATTACAAAGACTTGCGTGAACATGGATTTTCTATGGGCAATGACCTTCAATGGTTGTCTCAAATTATGACGTTTGAATCCCCTGTTTACAGTCCAGGAATGGTCGGAAAAGTATTAGCGATTCAGAAATTCTTCAAAGATGAAAAAATCAAAATTAAGTATGCGCAATATCCTACCCTCGGTTTTTTGGCAGTAACAGGAGTAGGTGGCAATGGACTAAACGAAATTGTGTCAAACACTCGTGAACTTGAAAGCAACAAAATTTTTCGTTGGTACAAAGATATGGCATTTTCAACGGCAGTTCAACAGACGATGGCTGATAATATAAAAGGTCAAGATATTGTCGATATGGCTTTTTCAACATCACTGGAAGCGTTGATGCAGGCGCAACAAGCAGCCATGATGGTCAGTATTAATGCCGCAATTATCTCGACAACTAATAATTCATCCACTTAA
- a CDS encoding ABC transporter ATP-binding protein has protein sequence MIRFENVTKRFPDGTEALKDISLVLPTHQLTAIIGPSGCGKTTLMKMINKLEKPTEGSIYIDEKPINDMDEVQLRRSIGYVIQRIGLFPHMTISDNVALVPKLLEWSKEKKEERVRELLQLVGLDPGVYMERYPLELSGGQQQRVGVVRALAGDPNIVLMDEPFSALDPISREQLQDELRNLQQTINKTIVFVTHDMDEALKIADTIIVMRAGKVEQTGTPQQLIDNPANEFVQNFIGIERISQKRTFGERKLVEFLDIFTSDWSGEFERISAESTFEKAFATLDESDQDYLAIINNDQIVAYANERDLLKAALAKEMGVLT, from the coding sequence ATGATTCGTTTTGAAAATGTCACTAAGCGTTTTCCGGATGGCACGGAAGCATTAAAAGATATTTCACTTGTTTTACCAACCCATCAATTGACTGCCATCATCGGTCCTAGCGGCTGTGGGAAAACAACTTTGATGAAAATGATCAATAAATTAGAGAAGCCAACTGAAGGAAGCATCTATATTGATGAAAAACCTATTAATGACATGGATGAAGTTCAGTTGAGGCGTTCAATTGGTTATGTTATTCAACGCATTGGGTTGTTCCCTCATATGACCATATCGGATAATGTGGCGTTAGTACCGAAATTACTTGAATGGTCTAAAGAAAAAAAGGAAGAACGGGTACGTGAGTTACTCCAATTAGTTGGTTTGGATCCTGGAGTTTATATGGAACGTTACCCACTTGAATTGAGTGGAGGGCAACAGCAGCGTGTAGGAGTAGTCCGAGCGCTCGCTGGAGATCCTAATATTGTCCTAATGGATGAACCCTTCTCGGCACTCGACCCCATCAGCAGAGAACAACTGCAAGATGAACTTCGGAACCTTCAACAAACCATCAATAAAACCATCGTATTTGTAACGCATGATATGGATGAGGCATTAAAAATTGCCGATACTATTATCGTCATGCGAGCTGGAAAAGTTGAACAGACGGGAACACCGCAACAACTAATCGATAATCCAGCAAACGAATTTGTTCAAAACTTTATTGGCATCGAGCGCATCAGTCAAAAACGCACATTTGGCGAAAGAAAATTAGTGGAGTTTTTGGATATTTTTACATCGGATTGGTCAGGGGAGTTTGAGAGAATATCAGCTGAATCTACGTTTGAAAAAGCGTTTGCGACATTAGATGAAAGCGATCAAGATTATTTAGCTATTATTAATAACGATCAAATTGTAGCTTATGCTAACGAACGTGATTTATTGAAAGCGGCCCTTGCTAAAGAAATGGGGGTATTAACGTGA
- a CDS encoding MFS transporter, whose protein sequence is MSISVEKKPGTISRNKLLGIAGLGWLFDAMDVGILAFVIAALHADWGLTSNQMGWIGSVNSIGMAVGAFVFGIYADRVGRKKIFIITLLLFSIASGISAFTTTLAAFMILRFFVGMGLGGELPVASTLVAESVPARERGRVIVLLESFWAAGWLVAAIISYFIIPSFGWRVALLLTALPAFYALYLRINLPDSPQFSAKKDVLRSISTNIKEVWSKKYRRPTVMLWIVWFTVVFSYYGMFLWLPSVMVLKGFTLIKSFQYVLIMTLAQLPGYFTAAWLIERIGRKFVLVTYLTGTAASALAFGNADTITLLIVAGAFLSFFNLGAWGALYAYSPEQYPTVIRGTGTGMAAAFGRVGGIFGPLLVGFLLTAGIGINVIFAIFCGAILIGAMAVAFLGTETKQMELE, encoded by the coding sequence ATGTCAATTTCAGTTGAGAAAAAACCAGGTACGATATCACGAAATAAGTTGTTGGGCATTGCTGGGCTAGGGTGGCTCTTTGACGCAATGGATGTCGGCATCTTAGCTTTTGTAATTGCGGCTCTTCATGCAGACTGGGGATTAACTTCTAATCAAATGGGGTGGATTGGGAGTGTGAACTCGATCGGGATGGCGGTTGGGGCATTTGTTTTCGGAATTTATGCTGACCGAGTAGGTCGAAAGAAAATTTTTATTATTACACTTTTACTGTTTTCAATTGCAAGTGGTATTTCTGCTTTTACTACAACGCTTGCGGCATTTATGATTTTACGATTTTTCGTAGGAATGGGATTGGGTGGTGAACTTCCGGTAGCTTCTACTTTGGTAGCGGAAAGTGTGCCGGCGAGAGAACGTGGTCGCGTGATTGTGTTACTAGAAAGTTTCTGGGCGGCTGGCTGGTTAGTTGCGGCAATTATTTCGTATTTTATCATTCCGTCTTTCGGATGGCGCGTAGCGCTTTTGTTGACCGCTTTACCCGCATTTTATGCATTGTATTTGCGCATCAATTTGCCGGATTCACCACAGTTTTCCGCAAAAAAAGACGTGTTACGTTCGATTTCTACGAATATTAAAGAAGTGTGGTCAAAAAAATACAGACGACCTACTGTAATGTTGTGGATCGTTTGGTTTACAGTTGTCTTTTCATACTACGGAATGTTCTTGTGGTTGCCGAGTGTAATGGTATTGAAAGGCTTCACGCTTATTAAAAGCTTCCAGTATGTGTTGATCATGACGCTTGCGCAGTTACCAGGGTATTTCACAGCAGCTTGGTTGATCGAGCGCATTGGGCGGAAATTTGTGCTAGTCACTTATTTAACCGGAACAGCAGCCAGTGCTTTAGCTTTCGGTAATGCTGATACAATTACCTTATTGATTGTGGCAGGTGCTTTCTTGTCCTTCTTTAATTTAGGGGCTTGGGGTGCGCTGTACGCTTATTCTCCGGAACAGTATCCAACGGTTATCCGTGGGACTGGAACGGGAATGGCTGCAGCATTTGGTCGTGTCGGTGGTATTTTCGGACCACTACTAGTTGGGTTTCTACTAACAGCTGGAATCGGTATTAATGTGATTTTCGCGATTTTCTGTGGGGCCATCCTTATTGGAGCTATGGCTGTTGCTTTTCTTGGAACCGAAACAAAACAAATGGAATTGGAATAA
- a CDS encoding ABC transporter permease produces MKNFFDTLVSRQDMIISALIEHMYLSFVAVAVGIAIALPLGILITRYRRYAESIIGVTAVFQTIPSLALFGFLVPILGIGSPTALIALIIYALLPILRNTYAGIAGVDGSTIEAGRGMGMTRTQILRQIELPLALPFIMAGIRTATVLTVGIATLATFVGAGGLGDIIYRGLQSYNNSLVLAGALPVALLAIGFDQILKWIEKRATPKGLKT; encoded by the coding sequence GTGAAGAATTTCTTTGATACACTTGTCAGTCGTCAAGATATGATTATTAGCGCTCTTATTGAACATATGTATTTGTCTTTTGTGGCAGTAGCAGTTGGTATAGCGATTGCATTGCCGCTAGGGATACTAATAACGCGCTACCGTCGCTATGCTGAATCGATTATTGGCGTAACGGCTGTGTTCCAAACGATTCCGAGTCTCGCTTTATTTGGGTTTTTAGTTCCTATACTAGGGATTGGATCGCCTACCGCGTTAATCGCACTTATCATTTATGCATTATTGCCGATTTTAAGGAATACTTATGCAGGAATTGCAGGGGTCGATGGATCTACTATTGAAGCAGGTCGAGGCATGGGCATGACGCGTACACAAATTCTTCGACAAATCGAATTGCCGCTGGCGTTGCCATTTATTATGGCGGGTATACGCACAGCCACGGTATTAACTGTAGGAATTGCGACACTTGCAACATTTGTTGGAGCAGGTGGTTTAGGTGATATCATCTATCGTGGACTGCAATCATATAATAATTCATTAGTGTTAGCGGGTGCGCTTCCGGTTGCGCTTCTAGCAATCGGTTTTGACCAAATATTAAAGTGGATTGAAAAAAGAGCGACACCAAAAGGGTTGAAAACTTAG
- a CDS encoding GNAT family N-acetyltransferase — protein MEIKHGRNGRGDMELIIYSDSSVFGERVAPLLNRNEDSNSLFLGILGQIQANQYDDYFLALAETNDEIVAACLMTPPHALQLVVFRQWSEIEKEIADHLRNLGVKVSGIVGEQETSLLFAKAWTNHTKEQVKVLMDQGLYRIDAVNKGLQKSVGSWRVASNKDAKLLIEWYKLFEDETGIDRHSTQEQATQRIEDFLERKEVYVWEVEGSIVSCMKKGRPSKNGITVSFVFTPKPYRTKGYARTLVAEVTDELLLEYDFVMLYTDLANPTSNKIYREIGYEQIANPVHLIFKEE, from the coding sequence ATGGAGATAAAACATGGTAGAAATGGACGTGGAGATATGGAATTGATCATTTACTCGGATTCATCCGTTTTTGGAGAGCGGGTAGCGCCTTTGTTGAATCGGAATGAAGATAGTAATAGTTTATTTTTAGGTATACTTGGACAGATTCAAGCCAATCAATATGACGATTATTTTCTAGCGCTCGCAGAAACAAATGATGAAATTGTCGCAGCGTGCTTAATGACGCCACCGCATGCATTGCAATTAGTGGTATTTCGACAGTGGTCTGAAATTGAAAAAGAAATTGCCGATCATTTGCGAAACCTTGGTGTCAAAGTCAGTGGTATCGTAGGCGAACAAGAAACGTCTCTTCTATTCGCTAAAGCTTGGACCAATCATACAAAAGAACAAGTGAAAGTGTTAATGGACCAAGGTCTGTACCGCATTGATGCGGTCAATAAAGGTCTACAAAAAAGTGTAGGCTCCTGGCGGGTTGCAAGTAATAAGGATGCGAAACTTTTAATAGAGTGGTATAAATTATTTGAAGATGAAACAGGGATCGATCGTCATTCTACACAGGAACAAGCTACGCAACGAATTGAGGATTTTTTAGAAAGGAAAGAAGTCTATGTGTGGGAAGTAGAGGGATCGATTGTATCCTGTATGAAAAAAGGACGACCTTCAAAAAATGGCATAACCGTTTCTTTTGTTTTTACACCCAAGCCTTATAGAACGAAGGGCTATGCGCGAACCCTAGTCGCTGAAGTCACAGACGAATTGTTGCTAGAGTATGATTTTGTTATGCTTTATACAGACCTTGCCAACCCAACGTCCAATAAAATATACAGAGAAATCGGCTACGAGCAAATTGCCAATCCGGTTCATCTCATTTTTAAAGAAGAATAA
- a CDS encoding glycine betaine ABC transporter substrate-binding protein — translation MKKATLGIFLAATTVIAGCGSGGDELDPLVIGGKPWTEQYILPYILGEYIEANSDYTVEYEDGLGEVSILTPALEKGDIDMYVEYTGTGMKDVLKEESVPGQTSEEVLEIVRAGYEETLGATWLEPLGFENGYTLAYSKDSGYDAETYSDLAEISKSEDMSFGAPHPFYERKGDGFDDLVTTYPFEFAATESFDPAIMYEAVKSGEVDVIPAFTTDSRIGLFDLATTEDDLSFFPKYDAAPVVRLETLEEYPELEDVLNGLAGKISEEEMLAMNSRVDVDQEVASDVAREFLIEKGLIEE, via the coding sequence ATGAAAAAAGCAACATTAGGAATTTTTTTGGCAGCAACAACAGTTATTGCAGGATGTGGGTCAGGTGGAGATGAATTAGATCCACTTGTTATCGGTGGAAAGCCGTGGACTGAGCAGTATATTTTGCCTTATATTCTTGGGGAATATATTGAGGCTAATTCAGATTATACTGTAGAATATGAAGACGGATTAGGAGAAGTATCGATTTTAACGCCTGCTTTAGAGAAAGGCGACATCGATATGTATGTTGAATATACGGGTACCGGAATGAAAGACGTATTGAAAGAAGAATCAGTTCCAGGTCAAACTTCTGAAGAAGTATTAGAAATTGTTCGAGCAGGATATGAAGAGACATTGGGAGCAACTTGGTTAGAACCGCTTGGTTTTGAAAATGGCTACACGCTCGCTTATTCAAAAGATAGTGGTTACGATGCAGAAACTTATTCAGACTTAGCCGAAATTTCGAAATCAGAAGATATGAGTTTTGGAGCGCCACATCCTTTTTATGAACGGAAGGGTGATGGTTTTGACGATTTAGTTACGACATATCCATTTGAGTTTGCAGCAACAGAAAGCTTTGACCCAGCTATTATGTATGAGGCTGTTAAAAGTGGAGAAGTAGATGTCATTCCGGCTTTCACTACAGATAGTCGCATTGGATTGTTTGATTTAGCAACGACTGAAGATGATCTTTCGTTTTTCCCGAAATACGATGCAGCTCCTGTTGTAAGATTGGAAACTCTCGAAGAGTACCCGGAGCTTGAAGATGTATTGAACGGATTGGCTGGGAAAATTTCTGAAGAAGAAATGCTCGCGATGAATTCTCGGGTAGATGTAGACCAAGAAGTAGCTAGTGATGTAGCTCGTGAGTTCTTGATTGAAAAAGGGTTAATCGAAGAGTAG